One Rhipicephalus sanguineus isolate Rsan-2018 unplaced genomic scaffold, BIME_Rsan_1.4 Seq2699, whole genome shotgun sequence genomic region harbors:
- the LOC119376892 gene encoding membrane metallo-endopeptidase-like 1: MWIDTQECSKQQKLYRRLIRSVLSVMLGQENNEDNDSCSKKGQKQKHHIKDDGSDPVHKITAEIVEIEMNLAKMSLDAIQEAEGSFSVDSIKNWQEKFGEGILLYESLLADISKARGDLEKSDEIIVHNLKYFQSLSKYLERLDKRKFHNYVGWWFIREIADVLTLTVREKLNQFLQQTTKPGIAVTLDQNTCVKKLIGYNGIMAKGIAFLYLKRYFQVASVRKAGKVARRIKEGFLEVISDNAWMDQTTKYKMKTWVR, from the exons ATGTGGATTGACACTCAAGAATGTTCGAAACAACAAAAACTATACAGAAGACTTATTCGATCCGTTTTGTCAGTTATGCTTGGCCAAGAAAACAACGAAGATAACGATAGCTGCAGCAAGAAAGGCCAGAAGCAAAAGCACCATATCAAAGATGATGGAAGCGATCCTGTCCACAAAATTACCGCTGAGATTGTTGAAATAGAAATGAATCTTGCTAAG ATGTCTCTGGATGCAATACAGGAAGCCGAAGGCAGTTTCAGTGTGGACAGCATAAAAAACTGGCAGGAAAAATTTGGTGAAGGA ATATTACTTTATGAGAGCCTTCTCGCTGACATTAGCAAGGCAAGGGGTGATTTGGAGAAATCAGATGAAATAATTGTTCACAACTTGAAATATTTTCAATCCTTATCTAAATATCTGGAGCGTCTCGACAA AAGGAAATTCCACAATTACGTTGGCTGGTGGTTCATACGTGAAATTGCCGACGTATTAACATTAACTGTACGTGAAAAACTTAACCAGTTTCTACAACAGACAACGAAGCCTGGCATTGCAGTGACACTTGATCAGAATACCTGCGTAAAAAAGCTCATCGGTTATAATGGCATAATGGCTAAAGGCATCGCTTTCTTGTACCTCAAACGTTATTTTCAGGTTGCGTCCGTGAGAAAA GCCGGCAAGGTGGCGCGACGCATTAAAGAGGGATTCTTGGAAGTTATCAGTGATAACGCATGGATGGATCAAACAACAAAATATAAAATGAAAACGTGGGTACGTTGA